The window TGAGATCATCAGATGAATTGGGGCGACAGATAGAAAGATGGTCGCAGTCTACTGGAATAGGAATAACATTTTTAATACCAGGATCTGCACTAGTTTCATTAACAACCATAATCCCACTGGTTTTTAATTTTTCACAGTAAACTTCTATACTAATTTGACTAAGAATATCATGATTACGATAAACATTATTGAGTTCACGTAAGCGTGCATGGTGAGCCTCTAACTCCTCAACACTGATGGAAGGAAGAAGAAAACCGCCGATATATTTGACCCAATTAGCGAGGTCAGAACCAGAATGGGGAGTGGATAAAAAGACAATACCTTTAGTTTGTTCTACAATCTTTTTCCATTTAGGATCGCCAAAATCGAGAGCATGGCGAAGCATTTGTTTAACCAAGAGACCACCCATACTATGAGTGATAAACAGCAGGGGGCGTGAGCCAATGTCATAGCTATCAAGAATAGCTAACGAATTGGTGGCACGATCTACAAGGGGCATAGTAGAACCTTTCCACTTAAAAGGTTCTACGTCATAGCCCAACGACCAAATACCTAAATCTGGGAAATCAGATCCCAGCCAGGAAGGCCAAAAATTGTCATCGTTGCCTTTGCCTTGAGGATGCCAAGTACCGCGAGGGTTGCCACCTAACCCATGAACAAAAATTACATCGCCAATACGGGATAAATTATCACAACCAGAGATTTTCAATAAATCGTTTGGCATAACCAAGGCTAGAAATAAGAACTGAAAAGCTGAAATATAGGATTAATCTACAAAATTCCTCATTTTTAGGGATTTGTTGAGAACCTACTGCTGATGTTATCAAAATAACACCAATTATGAAATGAGAGAACTGGATTTTTCTCTACGCCCTAAATCCTGCCCTAAACCTTAAGCCTCCCCCTCGGTGTATCGATATTGTTCACCTTTTAATTGTAAATTTTGAATCCTCAGCCTTTCAAGCGCAAGTTTGTTTAGCTGTAAATATTGATCTAATAATCAAGCCCTCGGTGAATCACCTGGGGCATTCTGTCTGCTGAAGTGTGTCTGTCTGGAAATATGTCACCTCTGTCCATTGCTGTGTAAGGATTTTGTCTAGTCCTATTCGTTCTGCCCTTCTGTTTGATTAGAGATAATTTCGATTGATTGCAGCAGTGATGAATCCTGAAGCTTTGATAATCCTTTGGATTTTCCCAAAATCTCCATTGTGTGAAGTGAGCAGCAAAAGCATAAATTTACGCATCAAAATAAATCGGCTTACCGTTGAAATGGTTGTAAATGGACTCTGGGTTAAACCAGCTTGGTAGTGTGCGTTCTGTATCCTTTAATTCCTCGCCATTGTCATCAAGCAAGCCACGAACAATCTTGACTCTAGACAGTGGGGTTTTACCGTTAGCTGAGAATTTTTGAATGAGGATTGTACCTGCCTCCCTCATGGCTTGCGTACCTTCGGGATAGCTTGAATTCGTGTCATTATGGGTAATACCAGTAACATAAACTTTTGCCTTCCTGGTGTCTGTCAGATGCAGTTTGTAAAACTTTTCTGCGGGTTCACCAATCAATGATTTCAGGTTGGTGTACTCATCAATAAGCACTTGT is drawn from Nostoc sp. KVJ3 and contains these coding sequences:
- a CDS encoding esterase/lipase family protein, which codes for MPNDLLKISGCDNLSRIGDVIFVHGLGGNPRGTWHPQGKGNDDNFWPSWLGSDFPDLGIWSLGYDVEPFKWKGSTMPLVDRATNSLAILDSYDIGSRPLLFITHSMGGLLVKQMLRHALDFGDPKWKKIVEQTKGIVFLSTPHSGSDLANWVKYIGGFLLPSISVEELEAHHARLRELNNVYRNHDILSQISIEVYCEKLKTSGIMVVNETSADPGIKNVIPIPVDCDHLSICRPNSSDDLIYRRVKRFITERLNKYLFLPPLSLKQNDSELVPLNNPQASNFYNGEVENPQ